From Diaminobutyricibacter sp. McL0608, one genomic window encodes:
- a CDS encoding glycosyltransferase family 39 protein: MSAPTSTPAGATATLPVPAPGPAPVPAPAGPRGPGADDRRATSAAGRLVGAGGVGHRIRSAGRRLIRGRAESAAWERPALLGLLALTAVLYLWDLGASGWANSFYSAAVQAGSVDWEAFFYGSSDAANSITVDKPPASLWIMALSVRIFGLSSWSILVPEALMGVATVAIVYCIVRRNFSAKTALLAGGVLAITPVAALMFRFNNPDALLVLLLAAATYFTLRGIESGRLRWVIWAGVAVGFGFLTKQLQAFLILPALAGVYLAVAPVSLRTRFGHLFAALGAVVVSAGWWVAVVELVPATLRPYIGGSQTNSFLELTFGYNGLGRLTGNETGSVTGGGGTAAGGGAGMWGATGIFRLFENEVGGQIAWLLPASIVLFVAALVLGRRAKRTDARRATLLLFGGWLIVTAVAFSFMAGIFHAYYTVALAPALAGVVAIGAGAVWAVRERLWVRILAAATVLGTAVWAYVLLARAETWLPWLKFLVVALALVAAVLLLLPRRGRMLAAATIAVALSSTLLAPAAYSLETVSTPHSGSIVTAGPTVSGAMGGFGGRPGGGAGGAPGGAGGAGGPGANGGFGGNVGAAPGQPPAQGTTGGATTQGGATTGGGTAAQPGGGGAGGLLDSGSVSASVKALLLKNADAYKWVAAAVGSNSAAGYQLATGKAVMPIGGFNGSDPSPTLAEFKADVAAGTIHYFIAGGVGGQANGGSNSSSSIASWVEQNFTASTVGGVTLYDLSSGSAQ; encoded by the coding sequence ATGAGCGCACCGACATCGACGCCTGCGGGCGCGACTGCAACCCTCCCCGTGCCGGCTCCAGGTCCGGCTCCGGTTCCGGCTCCCGCTGGGCCACGGGGTCCGGGAGCCGACGACAGGCGGGCGACCAGTGCGGCCGGCCGCCTCGTCGGAGCCGGTGGTGTCGGCCACCGCATCCGCTCCGCCGGGCGCCGGCTGATCCGCGGCCGAGCCGAGTCGGCGGCCTGGGAGCGCCCAGCGCTCCTCGGCCTGCTCGCCCTCACCGCCGTCCTCTATCTCTGGGATCTCGGCGCGAGCGGCTGGGCGAACTCGTTCTACTCCGCCGCGGTGCAGGCCGGGTCGGTCGACTGGGAGGCCTTCTTCTACGGTTCCAGTGACGCGGCCAACTCGATCACCGTCGACAAGCCGCCCGCGAGCCTGTGGATCATGGCGCTCTCGGTCCGGATCTTCGGTCTCAGCTCGTGGAGCATCCTCGTTCCTGAAGCCCTCATGGGCGTCGCCACGGTCGCCATCGTGTACTGCATCGTGCGACGCAACTTCTCGGCGAAGACCGCACTTCTGGCGGGCGGAGTGCTGGCGATCACCCCGGTCGCCGCGCTGATGTTCCGGTTCAACAACCCGGATGCGCTGCTCGTCCTGCTGCTCGCCGCGGCGACCTATTTCACCCTGCGGGGCATCGAATCCGGGCGTCTGCGCTGGGTGATCTGGGCCGGCGTCGCCGTCGGGTTCGGGTTCCTCACCAAGCAGTTGCAGGCCTTCCTCATCCTCCCGGCGCTGGCCGGGGTTTACCTCGCAGTCGCACCCGTCTCCCTGCGCACACGGTTCGGGCACCTGTTCGCCGCACTCGGCGCGGTGGTCGTCTCGGCCGGATGGTGGGTCGCAGTCGTCGAGCTCGTCCCGGCGACGCTGCGCCCGTACATCGGCGGATCCCAGACCAACAGCTTCCTCGAGCTCACCTTCGGCTACAACGGACTCGGACGCCTGACCGGCAATGAGACCGGCAGCGTCACCGGCGGCGGCGGAACCGCGGCCGGCGGAGGAGCAGGGATGTGGGGTGCCACCGGCATCTTCCGGCTCTTCGAGAACGAGGTCGGCGGGCAGATCGCGTGGCTGTTGCCGGCATCCATCGTGCTCTTCGTCGCGGCGTTGGTGCTCGGCAGACGGGCGAAGCGAACGGATGCGCGCCGAGCGACGCTCCTCCTGTTCGGCGGCTGGTTGATCGTCACCGCCGTCGCGTTCAGCTTCATGGCGGGCATCTTCCACGCCTACTACACGGTGGCGCTCGCCCCGGCGCTCGCCGGTGTCGTCGCAATCGGCGCTGGAGCCGTCTGGGCCGTGCGCGAGCGGCTGTGGGTGCGCATCCTGGCCGCCGCGACGGTGCTCGGGACTGCAGTGTGGGCATACGTGCTGCTGGCCCGGGCTGAAACCTGGCTTCCCTGGCTGAAGTTCCTGGTCGTTGCGCTCGCGCTCGTCGCGGCGGTGCTGCTCCTGCTGCCGCGTCGGGGGCGGATGCTCGCAGCCGCCACGATCGCCGTCGCGCTCTCGAGCACGCTGCTCGCGCCCGCCGCCTATTCGCTCGAGACCGTCTCGACGCCGCACTCCGGGTCGATCGTGACAGCAGGTCCGACCGTGAGCGGGGCGATGGGCGGCTTCGGCGGACGTCCCGGTGGTGGCGCCGGTGGGGCGCCGGGTGGCGCTGGCGGGGCTGGCGGCCCGGGTGCGAACGGCGGGTTCGGCGGCAACGTGGGTGCTGCCCCGGGCCAGCCGCCCGCGCAGGGTACGACCGGTGGTGCGACGACCCAGGGTGGTGCGACGACAGGTGGCGGGACGGCGGCGCAGCCCGGAGGCGGCGGCGCGGGCGGCCTGCTCGACTCGGGTTCGGTGAGTGCGAGCGTGAAAGCCCTGCTGCTGAAGAACGCCGACGCGTACAAGTGGGTCGCGGCAGCCGTGGGGTCGAACAGTGCCGCCGGCTACCAGTTGGCGACAGGCAAGGCTGTGATGCCGATCGGCGGCTTCAACGGAAGCGATCCGTCGCCGACACTGGCCGAGTTCAAGGCCGATGTCGCTGCGGGCACGATCCACTACTTCATCGCGGGCGGTGTCGGTGGGCAGGCGAATGGGGGAAGCAACTCCTCGAGCAGCATCGCGAGCTGGGTGGAGCAGAACTTCACCGCGAGCACGGTCGGAGGCGTGACCCTCTACGATCTGTCGAGCGGCTCTGCGCAGTGA
- a CDS encoding APC family permease, whose product MTENGPPTFGVPSGVPSGASPTATATPPHGHLGLAGGTALYVAAVLGTGILVLPALAAAAAGPGAILAVAALAIISIPLAATFAALARRYPDAGGVATFARRAFGPTAARVISYWFFFGTPIGAPIAALMTAEYVVAVIGGTRTTTVVIAIALIAIPVVVTAFGVRFAGWLQLVLSAALVAVLVFVLASALPHADAANLTPFLPHGLTGVGAAMSLYIWAFAGWEAVAGIGGEFRHPNRDIPRATALALVIVSVAYLAVQTTTVAVLGGKAATSAVPLLDLVLVSSGRSGGVVVAAIAAIVVTGVFNAYLAAFSKLGAAMGRDGDLPRWFGRGVENGGVARRGLLLSAVIMAIYSVFVMSIGELQPVILIHTSIAASVYGVGVASALVLLPRWSMGWWMAAASSLFAAGLLALAGPNLVWPFGIALVAVLVGVILRRRARSRERVAGVSHPEPEAASSIAGPTAESCEAADHAAGALSVERP is encoded by the coding sequence ATGACGGAAAACGGGCCACCGACATTCGGCGTGCCGTCTGGTGTGCCGTCTGGCGCATCCCCGACGGCCACGGCCACTCCACCGCACGGCCATCTGGGTCTGGCCGGGGGCACGGCGCTGTACGTGGCCGCGGTGCTCGGCACGGGCATTCTGGTACTCCCCGCGCTCGCCGCCGCTGCCGCGGGACCGGGCGCCATCCTCGCCGTCGCCGCGCTCGCGATCATCTCGATCCCACTCGCGGCGACCTTCGCCGCGCTTGCTCGCCGCTATCCGGATGCGGGCGGGGTTGCCACGTTCGCCCGTCGTGCGTTCGGTCCGACGGCGGCCCGCGTGATCAGTTACTGGTTCTTCTTCGGCACGCCGATCGGCGCCCCGATCGCCGCCCTGATGACCGCCGAGTACGTCGTCGCGGTCATCGGCGGCACCCGCACCACGACCGTGGTGATCGCGATCGCGCTCATCGCGATCCCGGTCGTCGTGACAGCCTTCGGCGTCCGCTTCGCCGGGTGGCTGCAGCTTGTGCTCTCCGCCGCGCTGGTCGCAGTGCTCGTCTTCGTACTGGCTTCCGCCCTCCCGCACGCGGACGCGGCGAATCTCACACCGTTCCTGCCGCACGGCCTCACCGGGGTCGGCGCTGCGATGAGCCTCTACATCTGGGCGTTCGCCGGGTGGGAGGCCGTCGCGGGCATCGGCGGCGAGTTCCGCCATCCGAATCGCGACATCCCGAGAGCGACAGCGCTCGCGCTCGTGATCGTCTCGGTCGCCTACCTCGCCGTCCAGACCACGACGGTCGCCGTGCTCGGTGGCAAGGCCGCCACCAGCGCCGTGCCGCTGCTCGACCTCGTCCTCGTCTCGAGCGGGCGGAGCGGTGGGGTCGTCGTCGCCGCAATCGCCGCGATCGTCGTCACGGGGGTGTTCAACGCCTACCTCGCCGCGTTCAGCAAGCTGGGTGCGGCGATGGGACGCGATGGCGACCTTCCGCGCTGGTTCGGCCGTGGTGTCGAGAACGGCGGAGTGGCCAGGCGCGGCCTGCTCCTGTCGGCCGTGATCATGGCGATCTACTCCGTCTTCGTCATGTCGATCGGCGAACTGCAGCCGGTCATCCTCATCCACACCAGCATCGCCGCCTCCGTCTACGGGGTCGGCGTCGCGTCGGCGCTCGTGCTGCTTCCCCGGTGGTCGATGGGGTGGTGGATGGCCGCAGCCTCCTCGCTGTTCGCGGCCGGGCTCCTTGCGCTGGCAGGTCCGAACCTCGTCTGGCCGTTCGGGATCGCGCTCGTCGCCGTGCTGGTGGGTGTGATCCTGCGCCGACGCGCCCGGTCACGCGAGCGCGTGGCCGGTGTCTCGCATCCTGAGCCCGAAGCGGCGAGCTCGATTGCCGGGCCGACGGCGGAGTCCTGCGAAGCTGCTGATCATGCAGCCGGCGCGCTGTCCGTCGAGCGTCCGTAG
- a CDS encoding LacI family DNA-binding transcriptional regulator, whose translation MRDVARIAGVSHQTVSRVINHHPSIRESTKQRVLAVMDELQYRPNRAARALVTSRSNTIGVLAASAASLYGPASSISAIEDAARDAGYYVTVAHLGSLDHDDIVAAIDHLMAQAVEGVVVVAPQAPVLEAISAVSIGVPYVTMQTAGVLEGHELSVDQIAGARKATRHLIELGHRNIVHLAGPQDWLEARARMKGFYDELDVAGLPRTEAILGDWTADFGFEAGHALFADSSVTAVFSSNDQMALGLLHAIRDAGLDVPGDVSVVGFDDIPEAAHFWPPLTTVRQDFGELGRRCIALLLADIDGITSPVDEVVQPQLIVRASTARLNLSRS comes from the coding sequence ATGCGCGACGTCGCTCGGATCGCAGGGGTGTCGCACCAGACGGTGTCGCGGGTGATCAACCATCACCCGAGCATCCGGGAATCCACCAAGCAGCGGGTTCTCGCCGTCATGGACGAACTGCAGTACCGGCCGAATCGGGCCGCCCGCGCCCTCGTCACCAGCCGGTCCAACACGATCGGGGTTCTCGCGGCCTCGGCGGCGTCGCTCTACGGACCCGCCAGCAGTATCAGCGCGATCGAGGATGCGGCTCGCGACGCGGGCTACTACGTCACCGTTGCGCATCTCGGCAGCCTCGACCACGACGACATCGTCGCAGCGATCGACCACCTGATGGCACAGGCGGTCGAAGGGGTCGTGGTCGTCGCGCCCCAAGCACCCGTGCTGGAAGCGATCTCCGCCGTCTCGATCGGGGTTCCCTACGTCACCATGCAGACGGCCGGTGTCCTCGAAGGCCACGAACTCTCCGTCGACCAGATCGCCGGCGCGCGCAAGGCCACGCGCCACCTGATCGAACTGGGTCACCGGAACATCGTCCATCTCGCGGGCCCCCAGGACTGGCTCGAGGCCAGGGCGAGGATGAAGGGCTTCTACGACGAGCTCGACGTCGCTGGACTGCCGCGCACGGAGGCGATCCTCGGCGACTGGACGGCGGACTTCGGGTTCGAAGCGGGCCACGCACTCTTTGCGGACTCGAGCGTGACGGCGGTGTTCTCGTCGAACGACCAGATGGCCCTGGGCCTGCTTCACGCGATCCGCGATGCCGGACTCGACGTTCCGGGCGACGTCAGCGTGGTCGGGTTCGACGACATCCCCGAGGCGGCCCACTTCTGGCCGCCCCTGACGACGGTCCGTCAGGACTTCGGCGAGCTTGGCCGGCGATGCATAGCGCTGCTTCTCGCGGACATCGACGGAATCACTTCGCCGGTCGACGAGGTCGTGCAGCCCCAGCTCATCGTGCGCGCGTCGACCGCGCGGCTCAACCTGTCCCGTTCATAA
- the araB gene encoding ribulokinase: MTNTEPAGASPDRYVIGVDYGTLSGRAVVVRVSDGAELGSAVLDYPHAVMDATLASTGATLPPDWALQVPADYVEVLRTAVPAAVTAAGIDPAQVIGIGTDFTACTVLPLTADGIPLSELAEFADRPHAYVKLWKHHAAQPQADRINTLAAERGESWLPRYGGLISSEWEFAKGLQLLEEDPEIYDRMDHWVEAADWIIWQLTGRYVRNACTAGYKGILQDGQYPSRDFLAALNPEFAGFADDKVAHEIGRLGDAAGTLSAQAAAWTGLPEGIAVAVGNVDAHVTAPAAQAVEPGQMVAIMGTSTCHVMNGDILTEVPGMCGVVDGGIVSGLYGYEAGQSGVGDIFAWYVENQVPGAYTEAALAAGVSIHQYLTSLIEDQPVGGHGLVALDWQSGNRSVLVDHELSGVVLGTTLSTRPEEVYRALLEATAFGTRTIVETFAASGVPVNEFIVAGGLLKNAFLMQVYSDVLRLPISTIASEQGPALGSAIHAAVAAGAYPDVRAAGSAMGKLDRAVYTPNEASAAAYDRLYAEYRELHDYFGRGGNDVMHRLRALRRDALAGRGSDAASGPVPRAPGRHSAETAVVSSDTETPAVEGVAL; this comes from the coding sequence GTGACGAACACTGAGCCGGCCGGCGCATCCCCGGATCGCTACGTCATCGGCGTCGACTACGGCACCCTCTCCGGGCGCGCGGTCGTCGTGCGCGTCTCCGACGGCGCCGAACTCGGCTCGGCCGTGCTCGACTATCCGCACGCCGTCATGGACGCGACGCTCGCCTCGACCGGCGCGACGCTCCCGCCGGACTGGGCGCTGCAGGTCCCTGCCGACTACGTCGAGGTCCTCCGCACCGCCGTCCCGGCCGCAGTCACGGCGGCCGGCATCGACCCGGCGCAGGTGATCGGTATCGGAACCGACTTCACCGCCTGCACCGTTCTCCCCCTCACCGCCGACGGCATCCCGCTCAGTGAGCTTGCCGAGTTCGCCGACCGCCCGCACGCCTACGTGAAGCTCTGGAAGCACCACGCGGCGCAGCCGCAGGCCGACCGCATCAACACCCTGGCGGCCGAGCGGGGCGAAAGCTGGCTGCCGCGCTACGGGGGACTGATCTCGAGCGAGTGGGAGTTCGCCAAGGGCCTTCAGCTCCTCGAAGAGGACCCGGAGATCTACGACCGCATGGACCACTGGGTCGAGGCGGCGGACTGGATCATCTGGCAGTTGACCGGCCGTTACGTCCGCAACGCCTGCACCGCGGGCTACAAGGGGATCCTCCAGGACGGCCAGTATCCGAGCCGCGACTTCCTCGCCGCGCTCAACCCCGAGTTCGCAGGTTTCGCCGACGACAAGGTCGCCCACGAGATCGGTCGGCTGGGTGATGCTGCCGGAACCTTGTCCGCGCAGGCCGCTGCATGGACCGGCCTGCCCGAGGGCATCGCGGTCGCTGTCGGAAACGTGGATGCGCACGTCACCGCCCCCGCCGCCCAGGCGGTCGAGCCCGGGCAGATGGTCGCGATCATGGGAACATCCACCTGCCACGTGATGAACGGCGACATCCTGACCGAGGTCCCAGGGATGTGCGGCGTGGTGGACGGCGGCATCGTCTCGGGCCTCTACGGCTACGAGGCCGGCCAGTCGGGCGTCGGCGACATCTTCGCCTGGTATGTCGAGAACCAGGTTCCGGGCGCGTACACCGAGGCTGCGCTCGCGGCCGGGGTGAGCATCCACCAGTACCTCACGTCGCTCATCGAGGACCAGCCGGTCGGCGGGCACGGACTCGTCGCCCTCGACTGGCAGTCGGGCAACCGCTCCGTGCTCGTCGACCACGAACTGTCGGGAGTCGTCCTCGGCACCACACTCTCCACCCGGCCGGAGGAGGTCTACCGTGCACTTCTCGAGGCCACCGCGTTCGGAACGCGCACGATCGTCGAGACCTTTGCGGCGAGCGGCGTTCCGGTGAACGAATTCATCGTCGCCGGCGGCCTGCTGAAGAACGCGTTCCTCATGCAGGTGTACAGCGACGTCCTCCGGCTGCCGATCTCGACGATCGCCAGCGAGCAGGGTCCGGCCCTCGGCTCGGCGATCCACGCCGCTGTCGCTGCGGGCGCCTACCCGGATGTGCGGGCCGCCGGGTCCGCGATGGGCAAGCTCGATCGCGCCGTCTACACGCCGAACGAGGCTTCGGCGGCCGCCTACGATCGCCTGTATGCCGAGTACCGCGAGCTCCACGACTACTTCGGTCGAGGCGGCAACGATGTGATGCATCGACTGCGCGCGCTCCGGCGCGACGCCCTCGCGGGGCGTGGGTCGGATGCGGCGAGCGGCCCCGTGCCGCGCGCGCCCGGCCGACACTCGGCTGAGACGGCCGTCGTCTCCTCAGACACCGAGACCCCTGCCGTCGAAGGGGTCGCCCTGTGA
- a CDS encoding L-ribulose-5-phosphate 4-epimerase: MSAPAFTAQIEQAIDRTRADVSALHAQLVSNGLVVWTGGNVSGRVPGADLFVIKPSGVDYGDLAPHTMILCDLDGAVIPGTPGSDRSPSSDTAAHAYVYRNMPEVGGVVHTHSTYATAWAARGEPIPCVITAMADEFGGDIPVGPFAIIGDDSIGRGIVATLSGHRSRAVLMQNHGPFAIGSDARDAVKAAVMLEDVARTVHIARQGGPLIPLPQDAIDALFHRYQNVYGQTTEKETD; encoded by the coding sequence GTGAGCGCGCCGGCGTTCACCGCGCAGATCGAGCAGGCGATCGACCGCACCCGCGCCGACGTCTCCGCCCTCCACGCGCAACTCGTCTCGAACGGGCTCGTCGTCTGGACCGGCGGCAACGTCTCCGGCCGCGTCCCCGGAGCAGACCTCTTCGTCATCAAGCCGAGCGGCGTCGACTACGGCGATCTCGCCCCGCACACCATGATCCTGTGCGACCTCGACGGTGCCGTCATCCCCGGCACGCCCGGCAGCGACCGTTCACCCTCGAGCGACACCGCCGCGCACGCCTACGTGTATCGCAACATGCCCGAGGTCGGCGGGGTCGTGCACACGCACTCCACGTACGCGACCGCGTGGGCCGCGCGCGGCGAGCCGATCCCGTGCGTGATCACGGCGATGGCCGATGAGTTCGGCGGCGACATCCCGGTCGGCCCGTTCGCGATCATCGGCGACGATTCGATCGGGCGCGGCATCGTCGCCACCCTGAGCGGCCACCGTTCCCGCGCCGTCCTCATGCAGAACCACGGCCCGTTCGCGATCGGAAGCGACGCGCGCGACGCGGTGAAGGCCGCTGTGATGCTCGAAGACGTCGCGCGAACCGTGCACATCGCGCGCCAGGGCGGTCCACTCATCCCTCTTCCGCAGGATGCGATCGATGCGCTCTTCCACCGTTACCAGAACGTGTATGGCCAGACCACTGAAAAGGAAACCGACTGA
- the araA gene encoding L-arabinose isomerase, translating to MPKPATTLDHYEVWFLTGSQHLYGEETLRQVADQSRAIADTLGAAADVPVRIVWKPVLTDADSIRRAALDANADDTVIGLIAWMHTFSPAKMWIAGLDALRKPLLHLHTQANVELPWADIDFDFMNLNQAAHGDREFGYIQTRLGVDRTTVVGHVSDPRVTSRVGTWMRAAAGWAATRSLKLARFGDNMRYVAVTEGDKTEAELRFGVQVNTWGVNELVDAVDAATASDIDALVAEYEELYDVVPELRRGGDRHQSLRDGAAIELGLRSFLEAGDFGAFTTSFEDLGGLRQLPGLAVQRLMADGYGFGAEGDWKTAVLVRAAKVMGAGLPGGASLMEDYTYDLTPGAEKILGAHMLEVCPTLSSARPTLEVHPLGIGGKDDPVRLVFTADSGPGIVVALSDMRDRFRLVANVVDVVQPTAPLPKLPVGRAVWEPRPDFVTSASAWLQAGGAHHTVMSTAVGLEAFDDFARMARTELLVIDETTSLREFTKEVRWNAAYYRLAGGI from the coding sequence ATGCCGAAGCCCGCGACCACACTCGACCACTACGAAGTCTGGTTCCTGACCGGCAGTCAGCACCTGTACGGCGAGGAGACGCTGCGGCAGGTCGCTGACCAGTCCCGCGCGATCGCCGACACCCTGGGTGCCGCGGCCGACGTGCCGGTGCGCATCGTCTGGAAGCCCGTCCTGACCGACGCCGACTCCATCCGCCGGGCAGCTCTCGACGCGAACGCGGACGACACCGTGATCGGACTGATCGCGTGGATGCACACCTTCAGCCCGGCAAAGATGTGGATCGCCGGCCTCGACGCCCTGCGCAAGCCTCTGTTGCACCTGCACACCCAGGCGAACGTCGAACTGCCGTGGGCGGACATCGACTTCGACTTCATGAACCTCAACCAGGCGGCGCACGGCGACCGTGAGTTCGGGTACATCCAGACGCGGCTCGGCGTCGACCGCACGACGGTCGTCGGGCACGTCTCGGATCCGCGCGTCACAAGCCGCGTCGGCACGTGGATGCGCGCAGCTGCCGGGTGGGCGGCGACCCGTTCGCTGAAACTCGCCCGGTTCGGCGACAACATGCGGTATGTCGCGGTGACCGAGGGCGACAAGACCGAGGCCGAGCTGCGGTTCGGGGTGCAGGTGAACACCTGGGGCGTGAACGAGCTGGTGGATGCTGTCGACGCGGCCACCGCATCCGACATCGACGCACTCGTCGCCGAGTACGAAGAGCTGTACGACGTCGTCCCCGAACTGCGGCGGGGTGGCGACCGCCACCAGTCGCTGCGCGACGGTGCGGCGATCGAGCTCGGGCTGCGGTCGTTCCTCGAAGCCGGCGACTTCGGGGCGTTCACGACGAGTTTCGAGGATCTGGGCGGTCTCAGGCAGCTTCCCGGTCTGGCCGTGCAACGGCTCATGGCCGACGGGTACGGCTTCGGCGCCGAAGGCGACTGGAAGACCGCCGTGCTCGTGCGCGCCGCGAAGGTGATGGGCGCTGGGCTGCCGGGTGGCGCATCACTGATGGAGGACTACACGTACGACCTGACGCCGGGAGCCGAGAAGATCCTCGGCGCGCACATGCTCGAAGTGTGCCCGACGCTGTCGAGCGCGCGGCCGACCCTCGAAGTGCACCCGCTGGGCATCGGCGGCAAGGATGACCCGGTGCGCCTGGTCTTCACGGCCGATTCGGGTCCCGGCATCGTGGTCGCGCTGTCGGACATGCGCGACCGGTTCCGTCTCGTCGCCAATGTCGTCGATGTGGTCCAGCCGACCGCGCCGCTGCCCAAGCTCCCTGTCGGGCGGGCGGTCTGGGAGCCCCGACCCGACTTCGTGACCAGCGCATCGGCGTGGCTGCAGGCCGGCGGGGCCCACCACACGGTGATGTCCACCGCCGTCGGCCTGGAGGCGTTCGACGACTTCGCACGCATGGCCCGCACCGAACTGCTGGTGATCGACGAGACGACCTCGCTGCGCGAATTCACCAAAGAGGTGCGATGGAACGCGGCCTACTACCGCCTTGCGGGAGGGATCTGA
- a CDS encoding MFS transporter, with the protein MSVEPDESERGGSWPADASATSTGGVAAATRATLGEIPSGGVLSPRYRWISIGMCALIMLTAFEALAVTTIMPTISRELDGASLYAFAFAGPLAVSVVGMVLAGAWSDRGNPRNALFASVALFAAGLLIAGLAPTMGIFVVGRLVHGFGGGAMTVVFYVIVARVYPPVLHPRIFAGFAAAWVIPSLIGPFIAGIVAESVGWRWVFLGVIALVLLAMLMVVPVMRKMHAPSGNTDRPPWNIRRIVWAVLAAVAVLAINLSAEARGPVQWIVPIVAVVIAGFALRPLLPPHTLSAGRGLPSVILLRGLVAATFFGTEVYVPYLLTSQFGLSPAIAGLALTAAGITWSTASWVQGRFPSISHLASIRIGIGLVAIAIALSLSTALLALNPVVQIVGWAIAGAGMGLMYPRLTVMTLEYSTTADQGFNSSALSIADSIGSAIALAATAIAFAALQPVGGAWPFAGSFAVTGVICLVALVLGGRVIAGRVIAPGAAALVADPSH; encoded by the coding sequence ATGAGTGTCGAACCGGATGAGAGCGAACGCGGCGGGTCTTGGCCCGCCGATGCATCCGCCACGTCGACCGGCGGGGTAGCCGCGGCGACCCGGGCCACGCTCGGAGAGATCCCCTCCGGAGGCGTTCTCAGCCCCCGCTACCGCTGGATCAGCATCGGGATGTGTGCGCTGATCATGCTGACGGCGTTCGAGGCGCTCGCCGTGACGACGATCATGCCGACCATCAGCAGGGAGCTGGACGGCGCATCCCTCTACGCGTTCGCCTTCGCGGGTCCGCTCGCCGTCAGCGTGGTGGGGATGGTGCTGGCCGGGGCATGGTCGGATCGCGGCAACCCGCGCAACGCGCTGTTCGCATCCGTCGCCCTGTTCGCCGCCGGACTGCTCATCGCGGGGCTCGCACCGACGATGGGGATCTTCGTGGTCGGTCGCCTCGTGCACGGCTTCGGCGGCGGCGCGATGACCGTCGTGTTCTACGTGATCGTCGCGCGCGTCTACCCTCCGGTGCTGCACCCGCGGATCTTCGCCGGCTTCGCCGCCGCGTGGGTCATCCCGTCGCTGATCGGTCCGTTCATCGCGGGAATCGTCGCCGAGTCGGTCGGCTGGCGCTGGGTGTTCCTCGGCGTCATCGCACTGGTGCTGCTGGCGATGCTGATGGTGGTGCCAGTGATGCGCAAGATGCATGCGCCGAGCGGCAACACGGATCGGCCGCCGTGGAACATCCGCCGGATCGTATGGGCGGTGCTGGCCGCCGTCGCGGTTCTGGCCATCAACCTGTCGGCGGAAGCGCGCGGTCCGGTGCAGTGGATCGTCCCGATCGTCGCCGTTGTGATCGCGGGCTTCGCGCTGCGGCCGCTCCTTCCGCCGCACACGTTGAGCGCCGGGCGGGGGCTGCCGAGCGTGATCCTGTTGCGTGGCCTCGTGGCCGCGACGTTCTTCGGAACCGAGGTCTACGTCCCTTACCTGCTGACCAGCCAGTTCGGCCTCTCACCGGCGATCGCGGGGCTCGCTCTGACGGCGGCAGGGATCACGTGGTCGACCGCGTCATGGGTGCAGGGACGGTTCCCTTCGATCAGTCACCTCGCCAGCATCCGGATCGGCATCGGGTTGGTCGCGATCGCGATCGCGCTGTCGCTGTCGACGGCGCTGCTCGCACTGAATCCCGTCGTGCAGATCGTCGGATGGGCGATCGCGGGCGCTGGAATGGGCCTCATGTACCCGAGGCTCACCGTGATGACACTCGAGTATTCGACGACGGCAGACCAGGGTTTCAACAGTTCGGCGTTGTCGATCGCGGACTCGATCGGATCGGCGATCGCGCTCGCCGCGACGGCGATCGCCTTCGCTGCGCTCCAGCCGGTGGGCGGTGCGTGGCCGTTTGCGGGGTCGTTCGCGGTGACCGGGGTGATCTGCCTCGTAGCCCTGGTGCTCGGCGGCCGGGTGATTGCCGGCCGCGTGATCGCGCCCGGGGCTGCCGCGCTGGTGGCCGACCCGTCGCACTAA